From Corvus moneduloides isolate bCorMon1 chromosome 2, bCorMon1.pri, whole genome shotgun sequence, one genomic window encodes:
- the LOC116439392 gene encoding trypsin-like isoform X2: protein MKCLLLLAFIGVAVAFPTFAEDDDDKIVGGYTCAENSVPYQVSLNSGYHFCGGSLISSQWVVSAAHCYKSRIQVQLGKHNLALTESTQQFINSAKVIRNPGYSAYTLDNDIMLIKLATPAQLTKAVQTIPLPTSCVATGTTCLISGWGNTLSSGINYPDTLQCLKAPVLSAADCSDSYPGQITNNMMCVGFLEGGKDSCQGDSGGPVVCNGELQGIVSWGIGCAQRGYPGVYTKVCNYVSWIQSTIAAN from the exons ATGAAGTGCCTGCTGCTTCTCGCCTTTATTGGGGTGGCTG TTGCCTTCCCCACCTTTGCTGAAGATGATGATGACAAGATTGTGGGAGGCTACACCTGTGCAGAGAACTCTGTGCCCTATCAGGTGTCCCTGAATTCTGGATATCACTTCTGTGGAGGCTCCCTCATCAGCAGCCAGTGGGTCGTGTCAGCTGCTCACTGCTACAAATC tcgCATCCAAGTGCAGCTCGGGAAACACAACCTGGCTCTCACAGAATCCACACAGCAGTTTATCAACTCTGCTAAAGTCATCCGCAACCCTGGCTACAGTGCCTACACCCTGGACAATGACATCATGCTCATCAAGCTggccaccccagcccagctcaccAAAGCTGTCCAGACAATTCCTCTGCCAACCAGCTGCGTGGCCACCGGCACCACCTGCCTGATCTCTGGCTGGGGCAACACTCTCAGCAGTGGCA TTAACTACCCGGACaccttgcagtgcctgaaggcTCCGGTCCTCTCCGCCGCTGACTGCTCTGATTCCTACCCTGGGCAAATTACCAATAACATGATGTGTGTAGGATTcctggagggaggaaaagactCCTGCCAG GGAGATTCCGGCGGTCCCGTGGTCTGCAATGGAGAGCTCCAGGGCATTGTTTCCTGGGGTATCGGATGTGCCCAGAGGGGCTATCCTGGAGTTTACACCAAGGTTTGCAACTACGTCTCCTGGATCCAGTCCACCATAGCTGCCAACTGA
- the LOC116439392 gene encoding trypsin-like isoform X1, with translation MRGFKEAVTGHQITLGQLLKHGTSYLAVAFPTFAEDDDDKIVGGYTCAENSVPYQVSLNSGYHFCGGSLISSQWVVSAAHCYKSRIQVQLGKHNLALTESTQQFINSAKVIRNPGYSAYTLDNDIMLIKLATPAQLTKAVQTIPLPTSCVATGTTCLISGWGNTLSSGINYPDTLQCLKAPVLSAADCSDSYPGQITNNMMCVGFLEGGKDSCQGDSGGPVVCNGELQGIVSWGIGCAQRGYPGVYTKVCNYVSWIQSTIAAN, from the exons ATGAGGGGCTTCAAAGAGGCAGTCACAGGGCACCAGATTACCTTAGGCCAGCTGTTGAAACATGGCACTTCTTATCTCGCAGTTGCCTTCCCCACCTTTGCTGAAGATGATGATGACAAGATTGTGGGAGGCTACACCTGTGCAGAGAACTCTGTGCCCTATCAGGTGTCCCTGAATTCTGGATATCACTTCTGTGGAGGCTCCCTCATCAGCAGCCAGTGGGTCGTGTCAGCTGCTCACTGCTACAAATC tcgCATCCAAGTGCAGCTCGGGAAACACAACCTGGCTCTCACAGAATCCACACAGCAGTTTATCAACTCTGCTAAAGTCATCCGCAACCCTGGCTACAGTGCCTACACCCTGGACAATGACATCATGCTCATCAAGCTggccaccccagcccagctcaccAAAGCTGTCCAGACAATTCCTCTGCCAACCAGCTGCGTGGCCACCGGCACCACCTGCCTGATCTCTGGCTGGGGCAACACTCTCAGCAGTGGCA TTAACTACCCGGACaccttgcagtgcctgaaggcTCCGGTCCTCTCCGCCGCTGACTGCTCTGATTCCTACCCTGGGCAAATTACCAATAACATGATGTGTGTAGGATTcctggagggaggaaaagactCCTGCCAG GGAGATTCCGGCGGTCCCGTGGTCTGCAATGGAGAGCTCCAGGGCATTGTTTCCTGGGGTATCGGATGTGCCCAGAGGGGCTATCCTGGAGTTTACACCAAGGTTTGCAACTACGTCTCCTGGATCCAGTCCACCATAGCTGCCAACTGA